Part of the Chanodichthys erythropterus isolate Z2021 chromosome 13, ASM2448905v1, whole genome shotgun sequence genome is shown below.
TCTTGATCTGCTCTAAGTCCTTCGGACTGGTGCGCCCAGCTTGGCGATACAACTTTTTGTCGATATGCCGACGATGTGCAATGTGCATGGCAACCAGCAGGGCGGGGGTAGAGACCATGATGAGCTGCAGCGCCCACAGTCGGATGTGAGAGATGGGGAAGAAGTGGTCGTAGCACACGCTGTTGCAGCCAGGTTGCTGGGTGTTGCAGATGAAATGCGCTTTCTCATCGCCCCACACGCTCTCCGCCGCTACCACCAGAACCAGGATCCGGAAAATGAAGAGTACGGACAGCCAAATCCGCCCAATGCCGGTGGAATGTCGGTTCACGCCGCTGAGCACGGCATAAAAAGACGCCCAGTTCATTTTTGGTTCCAGATctgaaaaacagagaaaaactcCACTGTTaacaaactctctctctctctctctctctctctctctctctctctctctctctctctctctcacacacacacacacacacgttagaACAGTAGCCACTCTTAACCCAACAGAGGATGCATTATACAATGATCAGCTTGTTATCAGCCACATTTAATATCTTTATATAtttactaccgttcaaaagtatgaggcagtaagattttttatatttaatatagaaataaatctatatttttattcagcaaggacacgtgaaattgatcaaaagaagccatttataatgttgcaacagatttctgtttcaaataaatgctgttcttttgaactttatactcagctggaaaaaaatgcatcactgtttccaaaaaaattgagcagcacaactgttttcaacaatgataataataagaaatgttacttaagcACATTtttgaaagatcatgtgacactagagtaatggctgctgcaTGAAAAtccattacattttttaaaaatatatgatttaaaatagaaaatccATATGACAGTATTACATCACAGTCTCTTAGCCCTTTTATTATCACAATAACTATGAGACATCATAATATGTAACATAATGACTGTCTGACTCActgtacaaatatatatttgaaacCATACACAACATAGTAATAAAAATGTgattctgaccaatcagagcgctGACAACAAACTTATGCAGTCTGGTTCTTGCACCAGTGATTTTTCATGACTACATACCTAAAAGAACCTCACTGACTGAAAACCATTTGAATGTCACAAGAAAAGCAAGTGCAAAGAGAAAAATACAACTACATCTACAGAAGAAAACAGCAGAAGACCACCTATGTTCTGACAGACAGAGAAAGTGAATGAGAGAAAGAGATTTATGCAGTATTCAGCATTACCAGACTCCGCAGGTGGTGTTAGTGGCATGGGCAATGCCCGTGCAGAGGGGTTCTGAGACCCGCCGTGTctccggtgtgtgtgtgtgtgtgcgtgtgtttgtgtgtgtatgcctGTGGTTGTATGTGTGTACTTTGTCAGATGGAGTGTCTCCGGCTTGCAGCCACCATTTATGAAGGAACAGCCACCCATGTGACTGGCAAACTCACAGCCAATGTCATTCTCCCATCACACAATGAAAGCGTGGGTTCAGTCACAGAACAAAAGTGTGTGCTTtgatgtctgtgtttgtgtgatatGGGTCACCGAGTATCTTCCATCATagatttatgtaatattttaagcTTTATATTCATATTACATGCAAAAAAGAGAATCTTTTTTGAGTTTAGTCAACTTAATTGACTATGTTCATCCAATTCATTTGTACAATGTATTTgaattgatgaaattaaaaagcTGTCAACATTTAGgtggaaataaaacaaataaaactcaaaaaagcccatgcaaaaaaaaaaaaaatatatatatatatatatatatagatttgaGATTATTTACAGTGTGACCTCACAGGATGTACGCACACTCATTACGaacatgcatttagaattgGTTATAAGTAAGTTTAGGAATTCGAAATATGCCAGTAGTTTGGTTTGCAAACACCCTGAATCAGTAATATGCAACAGTGtgaaaattcataaaaatgatgATGTCATAGTGCAGGAGATCCATTCATATCAtgcaattttatgttttcatttatGCTTTTATATTATTGAggaatattactattattatattttaatatttaatataatagaatataatagtatttaataataaatacatatttattataaatatcctATATA
Proteins encoded:
- the gjb1a gene encoding connexin 27.5 isoform X1; amino-acid sequence: MPLTPPAESDLEPKMNWASFYAVLSGVNRHSTGIGRIWLSVLFIFRILVLVVAAESVWGDEKAHFICNTQQPGCNSVCYDHFFPISHIRLWALQLIMVSTPALLVAMHIAHRRHIDKKLYRQAGRTSPKDLEQIKTQKMKITGALWWTYMISLLFRVLFESAFMYLFYMIYPGYKMFRLVKCDSYPCPNIVDCFVSRPTEKTVFTIFMLAVSGVCILLNIAEIIFLVARATSRHLNNSKDSAVGAWISQKLCSF
- the gjb1a gene encoding connexin 27.5 isoform X2 translates to MNWASFYAVLSGVNRHSTGIGRIWLSVLFIFRILVLVVAAESVWGDEKAHFICNTQQPGCNSVCYDHFFPISHIRLWALQLIMVSTPALLVAMHIAHRRHIDKKLYRQAGRTSPKDLEQIKTQKMKITGALWWTYMISLLFRVLFESAFMYLFYMIYPGYKMFRLVKCDSYPCPNIVDCFVSRPTEKTVFTIFMLAVSGVCILLNIAEIIFLVARATSRHLNNSKDSAVGAWISQKLCSF